The nucleotide sequence AAATTAAAAAACCAACAAAAACTCTTGAATTTTTTATCAAAAAATTTGATGAATTAATCACAAGAAAATTACCAATTCAATCATTAAACGAATATAAATTCACAAAATTAGAAGATGATTTATTTATAAATGACTTATTAATTTTTAATTTTATATCATACAACAAAAAAAGAGAAGAAGAATATAAAAAAATTATAAATAAAAATGAACGTATAAAAAAACTATCTGAACAATTAAATAATATAAAAGAAATTTGATTTATAAAAGAGCAAATTAGACATATAACTAGTTTAGGAAATAAAAATATATTTTTCTATCCTATCTTTACTTTATTAAAGGAATTTAAATTATTTGATTTAGAAATTTTAAGTAAAAAAGATAATGATAAAAATAATCAAAAACGATATTTAAAGAATATTCATGAATGTCAAGAAGTTTTATTTGAATTAGAGAAATTTGCTGTTAATTGAAAATTTTTTAATTATAATTCACAATCATTAGCCCCAAAAATGATGGAATTATCATTCAAAATAAAAGAGAATATTAAAAATAGAGATGAATTAATAAGTATTGATTTAAAAGAAGTTCAAAGTGAACTAAGTAAAATTTCAGAAAATCTTAAATTTGCTGATCTTTATAATGATATAGATGACTTATTAAATGATTTAAACAACCCAGATAAAAAAGAAGAAAGATTGAAGAAATTAGATAAATTACTTATTAGCAATACAGAAAAAACAATTATTCTCAGACGTATAAATAGTTATATCAATGATTTAAAGAAAGATGATGATAAATATTTAAATAGAAATTATGATATGATAAATTTTGATCATAACTATAATTTTGAACATATATTACCAAATAAAAAACCAAATACTTCTCAAAATTTATCAACATGAAACGATAATGAATATAATTTATATAAAGAAAGAATTGGTAATGGTTCTTTAATAACTAAATCACTTAATTCATTTTTAAGAAATAAAGAAACAAAAGAACAAAAAAATAAAAAAGCAGTAGAAAATAATACAGATAAAAAAAATTTTACAGTTTTAGGATTTAACGAGAATAATAATACTTTAAAATCCGGTATAGATTTATTTGCCTCAATCTTTACTTCCGAAGATGATCAACAAGAAATCATTAACTCCATCCAAGAACGCAGTGTTCAAATTTTAAAAATTTACTTTGAAATATTTTCGAAAAAATAAATAGAAAAGTTAATCAAGGCGGAGCATATTATTCCGCCTTGATTTATTTAATAAAATTGTCTATAAAACTTCAAAAACCTAAATAAATTATAAATTTAGGATCAGTCTAGTGGATGAAGTATAACATCGCTGCAACATAATTCACA is from Mycoplasmopsis mustelae and encodes:
- a CDS encoding DUF262 domain-containing protein; its protein translation is MKEKEYLLDLSKKNFENGNKFYEDKKENIDPDGIGDKQIIGFLPNLYQYLFFYSNNKISIPIFQRHYEWTKETIDGLLQNIIDKASIIEMDNKNNNQRIKIFLNKKLFLNNIILTYHDNKPVIIDGQQRTTTLFLITVALIKYYFNAKFYKNKQTLSNSEEKFFNFNFINKQIHEIEEKFGSDHLNYIVKIFKGDISDLDEYDKKMFNIFEHIYKKLSDFFENMNDIEEFKKFVKFFMECIKINVTLIKVSSEHESSKIYENINLYSKPLELTDLLKNNLYSKLIQNKNSKKQEQDWLDNNKIKTSLNLFDKTWNIYFRKSTNLNGGVIKDLLSVFLYSLFINNNLLNEDEIKKPTKTLEFFIKKFDELITRKLPIQSLNEYKFTKLEDDLFINDLLIFNFISYNKKREEEYKKIINKNERIKKLSEQLNNIKEIWFIKEQIRHITSLGNKNIFFYPIFTLLKEFKLFDLEILSKKDNDKNNQKRYLKNIHECQEVLFELEKFAVNWKFFNYNSQSLAPKMMELSFKIKENIKNRDELISIDLKEVQSELSKISENLKFADLYNDIDDLLNDLNNPDKKEERLKKLDKLLISNTEKTIILRRINSYINDLKKDDDKYLNRNYDMINFDHNYNFEHILPNKKPNTSQNLSTWNDNEYNLYKERIGNGSLITKSLNSFLRNKETKEQKNKKAVENNTDKKNFTVLGFNENNNTLKSGIDLFASIFTSEDDQQEIINSIQERSVQILKIYFEIFSKK